The proteins below are encoded in one region of Rhododendron vialii isolate Sample 1 chromosome 7a, ASM3025357v1:
- the LOC131333939 gene encoding inositol-pentakisphosphate 2-kinase-like isoform X1, with protein MEVVLELKDADDWIYRGEGAANLVLAYSGSSPTFVGKVLRIQKAPRIESPRNGYDSEDSHSALTNDECLLWRETEDLVSAPTREIAEQLYVQHVISPLLGYDHVDAGNRVFLSKEFLKAVEKNILSQRPSQRVDAAMVNAQCDFALLMSDHSVFPYGNLQGKFCISVEIKISEISEYNPLDLFSGSKDRMHKAIKALFVTPQNNFRVFLNGSLILGGLGGGADSTSCMIGKAFENVLNGVIQADGCQRTLNFLHLVTEAISGSGLLDQLLEVQKLDNIDIEGAIHAYYNLVCQPCIACRDLGGEKLSARYTNLHSMSSDESLKIVRDYLIAATAKDLSLMISFRTREDRDVELHIMVYFSTQPTKVLIQRMQPNRIYGLVSSLWVWCQANSEVLGSHMTIKYHSERIF; from the exons ATGGAGGTGGTGTTAGAGCTAAAAGATGCGGACGATTGGATTTATAGAGGGGAAGGAGCTGCCAATCTTGTTCTTGCTTACTCCGGATCCTCTCCTACGttt GTTGGAAAGGTACTACGCATACAAAAGGCTCCTAGGATTGAATCTCCCCGAAACGGATATGATAGTGAGGATAGTCATTCAGCTCTGACGAATGATGAGTGCCTTCTGTGGAGAGAAACTGAAGACCTTGTATCCGCACCAACCAGGGAAATAGCAGAGCAACTGTATGTACAGCATGTTATCAGTCCACTGTTAGGTTATGACCATGTTGATGCTGGG AATCGTGTCTTTTTGTCCAAGGAATTTCTCAAGGCGGTTGAAAAGAATATCCTTTCCCAGCGTCCTTCTCAGCGAGTTGATGCAGCCATGGTCAACGCTCAATGTGATTTTGCGCTTCTTATGTCTGATCATTCAGTTTTTCCGTATG GTAATCTCCAAGGGAAATTCTGCATATCTGTTGAGATAAAG ATATCAGAAATAAGCGAATACAATCCACTGGATTTGTTCTCTGGATCCAAGGACAGAATGCATAAAGCAATCAAGGCTCTGTTTGTTACCCCTCAGAACAATTTTCGTGTTTTCTTGAATGGTTCTCTCATACTTGGGGGCTTGGGTGGTGGGGCAGACAGTACTAGTTGTATGATTGGTAAAGCATTTGAGAATGTACTCAATGGGGTTATTCAGGCAGACGGTTGCCAACGAACATTGAATTTCTTGCATCTTGTTACTGAAGCTATTTCCGGATCAGGGTTACTGGATCAGCTTCTCGAAGTCCAGAAGCTTGATAACATTGACATAGAAGGGGCAATTCATGCATATTACAATTTAGTTTGTCAGCCTTGTATTGCATGTAGAGATCTGGGTGGTGAAAAACTGTCAGCTAGATATACAAATTTGCACTCAATGTCTTCGGACGAGAGCTTAAAGATTGTGAGGGACTATTTGATAGCTGCAACTGCGAAGGACTTGAGCTTGATGATCAGTTTTAGAACCAGGGAAGATCGGGATGTGGAACTCCACATAATGGTGTATTTCTCGACTCAACCAACCAAAGTTTTGATACAACGTATGCAGCCTAACCGCATATATGGTTTAGTTTCTAGCTTGTGGGTCTGGTGTCAAGCAAATTCAGAGGTGTTAGGGAGTCATATGACAATTAAATACCATTCTGAAAGGATTTTTTGA
- the LOC131333939 gene encoding inositol-pentakisphosphate 2-kinase-like isoform X2: MEVVLELKDADDWIYRGEGAANLVLAYSGSSPTFVGKVLRIQKAPRIESPRNGYDSEDSHSALTNDECLLWRETEDLVSAPTREIAEQLIVSFCPRNFSRRLKRISFPSVLLSELMQPWSTLNVILRFLCLIIQFFRMISEISEYNPLDLFSGSKDRMHKAIKALFVTPQNNFRVFLNGSLILGGLGGGADSTSCMIGKAFENVLNGVIQADGCQRTLNFLHLVTEAISGSGLLDQLLEVQKLDNIDIEGAIHAYYNLVCQPCIACRDLGGEKLSARYTNLHSMSSDESLKIVRDYLIAATAKDLSLMISFRTREDRDVELHIMVYFSTQPTKVLIQRMQPNRIYGLVSSLWVWCQANSEVLGSHMTIKYHSERIF; this comes from the exons ATGGAGGTGGTGTTAGAGCTAAAAGATGCGGACGATTGGATTTATAGAGGGGAAGGAGCTGCCAATCTTGTTCTTGCTTACTCCGGATCCTCTCCTACGttt GTTGGAAAGGTACTACGCATACAAAAGGCTCCTAGGATTGAATCTCCCCGAAACGGATATGATAGTGAGGATAGTCATTCAGCTCTGACGAATGATGAGTGCCTTCTGTGGAGAGAAACTGAAGACCTTGTATCCGCACCAACCAGGGAAATAGCAGAGCAACT AATCGTGTCTTTTTGTCCAAGGAATTTCTCAAGGCGGTTGAAAAGAATATCCTTTCCCAGCGTCCTTCTCAGCGAGTTGATGCAGCCATGGTCAACGCTCAATGTGATTTTGCGCTTCTTATGTCTGATCATTCAGTTTTTCCGTATG ATATCAGAAATAAGCGAATACAATCCACTGGATTTGTTCTCTGGATCCAAGGACAGAATGCATAAAGCAATCAAGGCTCTGTTTGTTACCCCTCAGAACAATTTTCGTGTTTTCTTGAATGGTTCTCTCATACTTGGGGGCTTGGGTGGTGGGGCAGACAGTACTAGTTGTATGATTGGTAAAGCATTTGAGAATGTACTCAATGGGGTTATTCAGGCAGACGGTTGCCAACGAACATTGAATTTCTTGCATCTTGTTACTGAAGCTATTTCCGGATCAGGGTTACTGGATCAGCTTCTCGAAGTCCAGAAGCTTGATAACATTGACATAGAAGGGGCAATTCATGCATATTACAATTTAGTTTGTCAGCCTTGTATTGCATGTAGAGATCTGGGTGGTGAAAAACTGTCAGCTAGATATACAAATTTGCACTCAATGTCTTCGGACGAGAGCTTAAAGATTGTGAGGGACTATTTGATAGCTGCAACTGCGAAGGACTTGAGCTTGATGATCAGTTTTAGAACCAGGGAAGATCGGGATGTGGAACTCCACATAATGGTGTATTTCTCGACTCAACCAACCAAAGTTTTGATACAACGTATGCAGCCTAACCGCATATATGGTTTAGTTTCTAGCTTGTGGGTCTGGTGTCAAGCAAATTCAGAGGTGTTAGGGAGTCATATGACAATTAAATACCATTCTGAAAGGATTTTTTGA